One region of Amphiprion ocellaris isolate individual 3 ecotype Okinawa chromosome 9, ASM2253959v1, whole genome shotgun sequence genomic DNA includes:
- the znf576.2 gene encoding zinc finger protein 576.2, whose protein sequence is MDSEILNIEEIVMGRGLPDPPPEVPPEKPAEPYKPISLNGPPTTTVQPYQHENLQCFQCFITFCSAKAKERHMKKSHREEYKQQLQQGNTLFTCYVCDRTFLSSEELTQHQPTHSKDDKPFKCVHCKESFKTFSELTAHRRQVCPEKQMVCKDCNETFRSAGLLRAHRLTQHPRPDVETAEQPEDPTKTHRCKKCGQGFEAESELLAHQEKYPEGQQCNGSTSSIKKRGRPAKAEDSAAAEKKGKRKKKDEAEASEEAAKASSASESAATPAEEKGKAGGAKRGRPPKAASKSDTEDKKSPEDDSEAPEKEKKPKVDSAPARQHPCSECDLTFPSLIQLRNHKKEKHAPRKAHPCEECEESFARPEQLDAHMSRAHAVGRFACPTCGKSFGRERTLKAHQKSHPEEKAENPSAKR, encoded by the exons ATGGACTCAGAAATTTTGAACATAGAGGAGATAGTGATGGGACGGGGCTTGCCGGACCCCCCTCCAGAAGTTCCCCCTGAAAAACCAGCAGAACCGTACAAACCTATCAGTTTGAATGGGCCTCCAACAACCACTGTTCAGCCCT ACCAGCATGAAAACCTGCAGTGTTTCCAGTGCTTCATCACATTTTGCAGTGCCAAAGCCAAGGAAAGGCACATGAAGAAGAGTCACAGGGAAGAATATAAGCAACAGCTTCAGCAG GGTAACACACTGTTCACATGCTACGTGTGCGACCGCAcatttctgtcatctgaggaACTGACGCAGCACCAGCCAACACACAGCAAGGATGACAAGCCCTTCAAATGCGTTCACTGCAAGGAGAGCTTTAAGACGTTCTCTGAA CTCACAGCCCATAGAAGACAGGTCTGTCCAGAGAAGCAGATGGTATGCAAAGATTGCAACGAAACCTTCCGGAGTGCCGGACTGCTACGTGCTCATCGCCTGACCCAGCATCCTCGTCCAGATGTAGAGACTGCAGAACAGCCGGAGGACCCAACAAAAACCCATCGCTGTAAGAAATGCGGTCAGGGATTTGAAGCTGAATCCGAGCTTTTAGCGCACCAGGAGAAGTACCCTGAAGGTCAGCAATGCAACGGCAGCACTTCATCCATCAAGAAACGCGGACGGCCAGCCAAAGCCGAAGACTCGGCGGCTGCTGAGAAAAAGGGAAAGCGGAAAAAGAAGGATGAGGCCGAGGCGTCCGAGGAGGCAGCGAAGGCAAGCAGCGCATCAGAGTCAGCAGCAACCCCAGCAGAAGAAAAAGGCAAAGCAGGCGGAGCGAAGCGCGGCCGTCCTCCTAAAGCAGCGTCAAAATCAGATACAGAAGATAAGAAAAGTCCTGAGGATGACAGTGAAGCTccagaaaaggagaagaaaccTAAAGTGGATTCGGCTCCGGCCCGTCAGCACCCCTGTTCTGAATGTGACCTCACATTCCCCAGCTTGATTCAGCTCCGCAAtcacaaaaaggagaaacacGCCCCACGGAAAGCTCATCCCTGTGAAGAATGTGAAGAAAGCTTCGCCCGTCCTGAGCAGCTGGACGCCCACATGTCGCGGGCTCACGCCGTCGGCCGCTTCGCCTGTCCAACCTGCGGGAAGAGCTTTGGCCGTGAGCGCACGTTGAAAGCTCACCAGAAAAGCCACCCGGAGGAAAAGGCTGAAAACCCAAGTGCAAAGAGATAA